TGTTGAAGAAAGCGGTTATAAAGCTGCATATAAATTATTTAAAAAAGCAAAACCGACTGCAATTTTTGCATCAAACGATCAAATGGCTATAGGAGCTATGCAGGCTTTAGAAGAGATGGGATATAAAGTGCCTGAAGATGTTTCTATAATCGGATTTGATGATATTACAATATCTCGTTATTTAAAACCTGCTTTGACGACCATGAGTGCATCTTTATTGCAAATGGCGGAATTGGCGGTAGAAAATTTGATTAAGTCTATTGAAGAAGAAATAGCTATTACAGCTAAATTTGTTGTTCCTGTAAAACTTGTAGAAAGAGAATCCTGTAAAAGAATTGAAATGCAAAGAGAAAAAATAAATGATAAATATGCACTAACTATGAAATAAAGGCGTTACGCCTTTATTTATGAATATTTGTAAACACGTGTTAAGTAACAATAAGAAAAATGACTATATCAATTCGGCGAATGAAAAAGGGATTTATGATGCAATAAATTACTTAATTCAAAATGGGCATAAAAAAATAGGATTTATTGGTAATAACGAATGGTCATATAGTTTTAAAAAACGTTATCAAGCGTATATTATGTATATGGAAGAATTTAAGATACAAATCGACGACAAATTTGTGTGGCTTGATATAAATTTAAAAGGGCCAAATTTTTTAGAAGACATGGATTATTTTAAAAAGAAAATAAATGTAAATGATACTGATTTTCCAACCGCTTGGATATGTGCCAATGATAAAATTGCATTGGCATTTATGAGGTCTTTGTCTGAATTAAATATAAAAGTTCCTGAAGACGTTTCTGTGATTGGCTTTGATAATATTGAGATGGGAGCGATTTCTTATCCTCCTTTAACTACTATAAATGTTCCTAAACAACAATTAGGCGTAAAAGCTATTCAACAACTTGTATATCGAATAAATAATCCAGAGAAAATATATGAGGATATTAGGTTAAACACGAATCTAATTGTTCGTGGTTCGGTAAAAAAAATTACGTAAAAAATTTTTAAAGTGAATAATAACGTGTTCATTAAAAACTTTATTTCTTTTGAAAATATTAGAATATAGTTTTTGTAGTGTTAAATAGTGATATGCGTGATATTAGAATGTAGAATATTAAAGAATCCATCAAATAATAAACACGTTTTTATAAATTTAATACAAAACCAATTTTACGATAGCCTAAAACAAGAGGCTGAGAGGCCTTTTGTTTTAAAAAATTCAATGAAAGGGGGAATATGAGGAGTAAAATAAAATTTTTTAAAATAAAAGGAAACAACAAACCAAAAAGGGGGATTTTTAGGATGAGAAGGCTGTTAAGTCTATTATTAGTGTTAATGCTAATAATGGGCGCATTAGCAGGCTGTGGACAAAAGAGTCAAGAAACAAGCGATAAATCGAACCAGCAAAATGCAAATACACAGCAAGTTGCACAGGAGACAACATATCAAAGAAACGAAACAGTATACTTTGGAGGTGGATTATGGAGCCCGCCCAGCAACTGGAATCCGCTAACACCATGGAATGCTGTAACAGGTACAGTTGGATTAATTTATGAAACACTATTCAACTATGACCCGCTTAAAAACGAATTCATACCATGGTTAGCAGAGAAAGGTGAATGGACCTCTGATAATACTTATCAAATCACTTTAAGAGACGGGCTCACATGGCAAGATGGAAAACCTTTAACATCAGAGGACGTAAAATTCACCTTTGAAATAGCAAAACAATATTCTGAGATTTATTATAGCCCAATGTGGCAATGGTTGCAATCTATAGAGACACCGGACAACAAAACAGTAATATTTAAGTTCTCAACTGTAAACTATCATGAATGGGCATATAACTTATATCAAATACCTATTATTCCAAAGCATATATGGGCAGATAAGTCAAAAGATGATATGTTAAATGGTGCAAATGAAAAGGCTATAGGTTCAGGACCCTATTTATTTGACACTTATAGCAATGATCGTATGGTTTACAAGAGGAATGACAACTGGTGGGGCATAAAAGCAATGAATATGACCCCAGCACCAAAGAGAATAGTTTATTTAATTGTGCCTAGTAACAACGTTGCATTGGGAATGCTAATGAAAGGTGAATTAGATTTAAGTAACTTTTTCCTTCCAGGTATAAAGACTTTGAAAGCTAACTACGGTATAACGACTTTTTATGATAATCCGCCATATATGATTCCAGATAATACTGTGTTTATGTTTATCAATACCACTAAATCTCCATTAAACAATGTTGAATTAAGGAAAGCAATGGCATATGCGATCAATCCTAAGGTAATAGCAGAAAAAGTATATGAAAATCAAGTAGAACCAGCAAATCCATTAGGATTTGTGCCGGCTAAGGCTTGGGAAGAATATTATGATAAAAATGTAGTTAATAAATATGGCTATACCTATGATCCAGAAAAAGCGAAATCAATTTTGGATGCAGCAGGATTTAAATTAGGAAGTGATGGAGTAAGGACAGCACCCGATGGAAAAAGATTTAAGTTAGAGATTAGTGTGCCATATGGTTGGACAGATTGGATGGAAGCAGCTAAAATTGTTGCAGATCAATTAAAGGTAGTAGGAATCGATGCAGAAGCTAAATTTCCAGATTATAGTAAATATTATGAGGATTTAACGAAAGGAACATTTGATTTATCATTTAATAACTTTGGCAGCCAAGTCACGTCAACTCCATGGACTTTGTATAATTGGCTATTTAACAAAGTTCAAGAAAACGGTCCTCAGAATAATGGAAACTTTGGGCGCTTTGATGTGCCAGGATTACAAGACTTAATAGCAAAATTTAACCAAACAAAGCTAGGAAGTCCAGAAGCCAAGCAAGCAGCTGCACAACTTGAAGAGATTTTCTTAAAGAATATGCCAGCTATACCACTTTGGTACAATGGTCTCTGGTTCCAAGCATCAAATGCAGCATGGGAGAATTGGCCAACAGAACATGACCCATATGCTTATCCAGTTACTTGGGGTGGCAGATGGCAAACAGGTGGGACAATGATGTTGATGAAGATAAAACCGAAAGCTTCGCAATAATAAATGGGGGTATATAAATGTTACGGTATTTAATAAAGAAGTTGTACATTTACATTTTGACTTTCTTTTTTGCAGTAACTATTGACTGGCTAATCCCCAGGTTTATGCCTGGGGACCCCATTCTTGTATTAGTTTCAAGATTTTCGGGGCTACCAGAGTCAGCAAAAGTAATGTATGGGTATCTAATCAAAGCTTTTGGCTTAGATCTACCTTTATGGAAACAATACCTTAACTTTTGGATAGCATTGTTTAAAGGTGATTTAGGAATTAGCATTTATATGTATCCTAAACCGGTTCTAGATGTTATAGCACAAGCTATACCTTACACATTAGTAGTGTTATTGCCATCAATTTTACTAAGTTGGATAGTAGGGAACTATATAGGAGCAGTAGCAGCGAGACATAGAAGCTTAGATTCCAGAATGTTACCAATTTTTTATATAATTACATCTATACCATACATGTGGTTAGGAATACTATTAGCATGGGCATTAGGAGTTGTTTTTGGGATTTTCCCTATTGCAGGAGCTTATAGTTTTAGTATGAGACCGAATTGGTCATGGCAATTTGTAGTGGACTTTTTAAGACATTGGATATTGCCTTTTTTGTCTCTCTTTATAGTGCAAATTGGTGGTTGGGCGATAGGTATGAGGAATTTGATAATATATGAACTTGAAGCCAATTATTCAAGATATTTAGAAGCGTTAGGAGCATCAGAAGGGCTTATTAGGCGATATGCCTTTAAAAATGCTATACTTCCACAGATTACAGGTTTAGCCTTACAATTAGGTACAATCGTAGCAGGGTCCATAGCAACAGAAGTAGTATTTTCTTATCCAGGAATGGGATATATGTTATTGCAAGGTATATTAAATCAGGATTATTTTTTGGTACAAGGAGTCTTCTTGTTTATAATCATAGGGGTATTACTTGCGAATTTCTTAGTTGATATACTATACATGATTGTTGATCCAAGAATTAGACTAGGACTTGGAGGAGAAAATGTATGAAAGAGTTTATATATTTTGCGTTTAAAAACACGAAATTTAAGATAGGCTTGACAATATTACTATTTTTTCTGATATTGGCTATAATTGGACCTTATATTTCTCACTATAAAGATCCATTGGAGTATGTCAGTATGAGCAATCTTCCTCCAAGCAGAGAAAACTGGTTAGGGACAACAACCTTTGGGCAAGATGTCTTTACCCAGTTTGTATACGGACTCAGGTCGACATTTTTTATTGGGTTATTTGGAGGAGGACTTGCCACAATAATAGGGCTTTTAATTGGTTTTATAGCAGGATACAAAGGCGGATTATTAGACGACCTTTTAATGATGTTGACGAACATATTAATAGTAATACCTACCTTAGCTTTACTCATAATCATAGCAGCCTATTTACCCTATAGAGGAATAGGGATACAAAGCGTGATAATAGGTTTGACAGCATGGCCATGGACAGCAAGGGCTGTACGTGCCCAAACACTTTCTTTAAGGTCAAGAGAGTTTGTGAATTTAGCTAAAATAACAGCATTGAGACCATTAAAAATAGTTTTAGAAGAAATAGCGCCAAACATGATGTCTTATGTAGTAATGGTATTCATATTGCAGTTTGCAGGAGCAATATTAGCAGCAGTAGGATTGGATTTTATAGGATTGGGACCAACAAGGGGAATTTCATTAGGCTTAATGATGCAGTACTCAGTATTATGGAACGCAATCCAACTAGGAATGTGGTGGTGGTTTGTTCCTCCAGGGTTGGCAATCACAATGATAGTCAGTTCCTTATATTTTCTCAATATAGGTCTTGACGAAATATTTAATCCAAGGCTGAGGGAGGAGTGACCGAATTGATACAAATAGAAGGATTACGAATTTATTACAAAACATTGCATGGTGACGCCAAAGCATTAGATGATGTAACTTTTACAATAAATGACAAAGAAATATTAGGTATAGCAGGGGAATCAGGCTGTGGTAAGTCAACCCTGGGTAATTCATTGATACTTTTAAAGCCGCCAATGAAATATGTATCAGGAGAGGTAAAGATTAACGGAGAAAAATTGCCAATAGACAATAATACTGAAATGAGGAGGTATCGTTATAAGAAAATTTCTCTTATTCCTCAATATGCTATGGATGCTTTAAATCCCACCCGCAAAATAGGGAGGATAATAAGGGACTTAGTAGGGCAACACAAAATAAAATATGAGGGAATAGAAAAAAGGCTACATGAACGTTTAAATATGGTAAAACTTTCAAAAGATGTTCTTAATATGTATCCTTTTGAACTCTCAGGTGGGATGAAGCAGAGGCTAGTATTGGTAATATCGACTTTATTAAATCCCGACCTCTTAATAGCAGACGAAGTCACATCAGCCCTTGATGTATCTTCTCAGAAAGCAGTTTCGCTGATGTTTAAGGAGTTTAGAGATAGGGAGATAGTAAACTCAATAATATTTATTACCCATGATATAGCAGTTTTATACCAAATAGCGGATAGGATAGTTATAATGTATGCAGGGAAAGTAGCGGAAATTGGTCCGACAGAAGAAATAATAGCGAATCCTTTGCATCCCTATACAAAAGCTCTGATTAAATCATTGCCTAATGCAGGAATACGTCATACAAAAGAAAAATTAGAGGGTATCCCTGGTCATCCTCCCAATCTCATAAATCCTCCAGCAGGATGTAGATTTAGAGATAGATGTCCATTTGCAGATGAAAACTGTTTAGAAGAGCCACCACTTAAAGAAATCAATAAAGGCCGCCTTGTGGCTTGTTGGAAGGTGAAGGATTTATGATCAAAGCAAAGAATCTTACAAAGGTTTTTAATTCAGGGTTTTTGTTTAGTAAAAACACAATAACAGCAGTAGATGAAGTAAATTTTGAAATAGGCAAAGGAGAGATTTTAGCTTTAGTAGGTGAAAGTGGCAGTGGAAAGTCTACAATAGGTAAAATGATGTTAAAATTGCTAAAACCAAGTGGTGGCCAAATTTTACTTGAGGACAAGGATATCTTTAGCATATCAAATAACAAAGAGTTTTACTCAAAAGTTCAAGGAATTTTTCAAGACCCATATTCCTCTTTTAATCCTATATTTAAAGTAAATAGAATATTTAAATTAGTAAGACAATCCTTTAAAAAAGAAGTGCCTGCATCAGAATGGAATGATAGAGTAGAAAATGTATTAAAGAAAGTGGGACTGAATGCTGGAGATGTGTTAAACAAGTATATACACCAATTGAGTGGAGGACAGCTTCAAAGATTATTAATAGCAAGGGCGCTACTGATGGATGTAGAGGTATTAGTAGCAGATGAAATTACTAGTATGTTAGATGCTTCAACTCGTGTAGATGTTTTAGAAGCATTGCTTAGCTTAAAAGAAATAGGAGCTGCTATAATGTTTATTACCCATGACCTTTCGCAGGCGTATTATATAAGCGATAAGATAGTGGTTTTGTATAGAGGGTCAGTTGTAGAGATGGGCTCAATAGAAAAAGTCTTTTCTAATCCGAGACATCCTTATACACAGATGCTATTAGACTCAATACCACAATTAGACAGAAAATGGGAAACTGACAGAATTGATATTGAAGATTCGGACAAAAAGCAGGCTATATGGAAAGAGGGACTATGTAAGTATATAGATAGATGCCCTATAGCAGATACAAGTTGCTTTAAACCTACACTTAAATTAGTAGAGGAAGACCATTATGTTGCTTGTGTAAAACTTTGATTAAAAATAGAAATTAAATTACAGTAAAAATGGTAAGGCAAGAAAATTTAAAAAAGGTGATTTAATTATGGAAAAGCGAATTTCTTTAAATGGAACATGGCATTTTAGAGAGGCAAATGCTAGTGAATGGTATGAAGGAGAAGTTCCAGGATGTGTTCAGCTAGATTTAATAAGACTAGGGAAAATAGAAGATCCTTATTATCGCATGAATGAAATAAAGTTTCATAAATTAGAAGAAAAAGAATGGGTTTATAGGAAAGAATTTGACTTTGATGTAAAAAACAAGGATGAATTTGACGCAATAAAGTTAATTTTTGAGGGAATAGATACTTTTGCTGATATTTATTTAAATGACATACACTTAGGAAGAACACAAAATATGTTTATACCACATGAATTCAACGTTAAGGATGCTATAAGATATGGGGAAAATATATTAGAGGTACATTTTGATTCACCTATAAAGACGATAAAAGCTGTGGAACAAACAAGTTCTGTAAAACTTGAATGGTCAGGAGAAAGTGGCAGGCCTTATGTGAGAAAAGCACAATATTCATTCGGATGGGATTGGGGTCCAAGGATAGTCCAGGTAGGCCTTTGGAGAGGCGTGTATTTGTCTTTAGTAAAATATGCAGAGATAAAAAATCCATATTTCCATACAGAAAAAATTGAGCAAAACAAAGCTTACGTGGCAATAAATGCAGAAGTTGAAAGTTATACGCAAAAAGATCTTGAAGCTAAAATAGAAATAATGCATAAAGACATTTCATATGGGAAGAAGCGAGTAAAAATTCAGAAGGGCAAGATAAAAGCCTCAATGATTATAGACAATCCTAAATTGTGGTACCCAAATGGATTTGGAGAACAGCCTCTTTATGAAGTGAAAATAACACTTTTAGCGGATGAAGAAATAATAGATGAAAAAAGTTTTAAAAGCGGAATAAGGACAGTTAGATTAATAAGAGAAAAAGATGAAGAAGGAGAAAGTTTTATTTTTGAAATAAACGGTGTAAAAGTTTTTGCAAAAGGAGCCAATTGGATACCAGCTGACAACTTATTACCTAGATTGACCAAAGAAGATTATTACGAATATATAAGACTTGCAAAAGAAGCGAATATGAACATGCTACGAGTATGGGGAGGAGGGATATATGAAGATCCAGCATTTTATAATGCCTGTGATGAGATGGGCATAATGGTATGGCAGGATTTTATGTATGCCTGTGCCCAATACCCTGACCAACTTGAATGGTTTCAAAAATTAGCAAAAGAAGAATCCGAGAAAGTCATATTAAGTCTTAGAAATCATCCTTCAATTGTATTGTGGTGTGGGAATAATGAAAACAATTGGGGATTTCACTCCTGGTGGGATAATGGAGATCCAAAATATTTGGGCAATTACATTTATAAGGAAATATTACCTAAAGTGTGTGCAAAATTAGATCCGTCAAGGCCTTATTGGGTATCAAGTCCTTATGGAGGAGAAGATCCAAATAGAGAAACTGAAGGCGATAGGCATCAATGGAATGTGTGGAGTGGATGGGTAGACTATGAAGAGTACACAAAAGATAAGGGCAGATTTCTTAGTGAATTTGGATTCCAATCAATGCCAGATTGGAAAACAGTACTTTCTTACACATCTCCTGAAGATAGGACAATACTGAGTCCAGTTATGATTTCTCACAACAAAATGGTTGAAGGAATGGAAAGATTAGTAAGGTTTATGGTAGGACACTTAGGATTTCCTAAAGACCTTAAAAGCTTTGTTTACTTAAGTCAATTTAACCAAGCAGAGGCTATAAAAACAGGTGTAGAACATTGGAGGTCAAGAAAATTTAAGACAGCAGGGACATTGTACTGGCAGTTTAATGACTGCTGGCCTGTAGCTAGCTGGTCTTGTATTGATTATTACAAGAGGAAAAAAGCATTGTATCACTATTCAAAGAAATTTTATGCAGAAATTTTACCATACATAAAAGAGGAAGATGGGGGTATCACAATCTATGGCATAAGTGATTTGGTGCATGATAAAGAAGTAGAGGTAACTATAAAAGTTTTCAAACTAAATGGTGAAAAAATTGCAGAGAAACAGTTAAAAACGAGATTAATAGCAAATGACGTTACAAAAATAGCTCACTATAAAATTGAGGAATTAAATATTGGGTACAGTGTAAAGGAAATGCCTATAGCAATACCGGGGTGTACATTGCCAGTAGAGAAAAATGGAGAACTACTAGATAGTGTTATATATGTAGAAATAATTGCTGATGGCAAGACTTATGAGAATTATAAAGTGTTTGATAAATTTAGAAATTTAAGTTTAATAGAACCCAAAATTAATTATCAAATAAAAAATGATTTAATAGTCTTAACAACAGATGTTCCAGCATTTGGAGTGTTTATAGAGCCCGAAAATGATATAGATTTATCTGACAGTTGTTTAAATATGATGCCAGGTAAACAATATGAAGTAAAATTTTCACAAAAACCCGAGAGTGTTGAAGTTTTTGACATTACTCAATTAGTAGCAAATATATAAAGTAAAAAAGTTTCAACAATTACCATTAAAGATAGGAGTGATAATATTGATAAAATTTCCAAAAGATTTTCTTTGGGGAACTGCTACATCATCATACCAAATTGAAGGAGCTGTAAATGAAGATGGGAGGACTCCTTCCATATGGGATACATTTTCAAAGACAGAAGGGAAAACCTATAATGGCCACACAGGAGATGTAGCCTGTGACCATTACCACCGCTATAAGGAAGATGTAGAAATATTAAAAGAAATAGGAGTAAAAGCTTACAGATTTTCAATTGCATGGCCAAGGATTTTCCCTGAAGAAGGGAAATACAATTCAAAAGGGATGGACTTTTACAAAAGATTAGTAGATGAGTTATTGAAGAAGGACATAATGCCAACCGCGACAATTTATCATTGGGATTTACCACAATGGGCGTATGACAAAGGAGGGGGGTGGCTAAATAGGGACAGTGTAAAATGGTATGTAGAATATGCCACGAAACTATTTGAAGAATTAGGGGATGTAATACCCTTATGGATAACCCATAACGAACCATGGTGTGCATCAATATTAAGCTATGGGATAGGAGAACATGCGCCAGGGCACAAAAACTACAGAGAAGCACTAATAGCAGCTCATCATATACTACTTTCCCATGGAGAAGCAGTAAAAGCCTTCAGAGAAATGAATATAAAAGGGAGTAAAATTGGTATAACACTAAACTTAACCCCTGCATATCCTGCCAGTGAAAAAGAAGAAGACAAATTAGCAGCCCAATATGCTGACGGATTTGCTAACAGATGGTTTTTAGATCCAATATTCAAAGGCAATTATCCAGAGGATATGATGGAATTATATAGTAAAATAATTGGAGAATTTGACTTTATAAAAGAAGGAGATTTAAAGACTATAAGTGTTCCGATAGATTTTCTTGGAGTCAATTATTATACAAGAAGTATTGTAAAATACAACGAAGATTCCATGCTAAAGGCAGAGAATGTACCGGGTCCAGGTAAGAGGACGGAGATGGGATGGGAGATAAGCCCAGAGTCTTTGTATGACCTTTTAAAAAGGCTAGATAGAGAATATACAAAACTGCCTATGTATATCACAGAGAATGGAGCAGCATTTAAAGATGAAGTGACAGAGGATGGACGAGTACACGACGATGAAAGAATAGAATACATTAAAGAGCACTTAAAAGCAGCAGCAAAATTTATAGGAGAAAGAGGTAACTTAAAAGGATATTTCGTATGGTCGCTGATGGACAATTTTGAATGGGCCCATGGATATTCAAAAAGATTTGGGATAGTTTATGTGGATTATGAGACGCAAAAGAGAATATTAAAAGACAGTGCATTGTGGTATAAAGAGGTAATACAGAAAAATTCTATTGAGTAGTAAATGATAAAAAGCAAGAAGAGGCTGTTAAAAATTTGATTGTCAAACAGCCTCTTCTTCTTTTATTTACCTCTTCTTTAATGAAACGAGTCCCATTATTAAAAGCGAGACGAGAACTATACTTCCACCGGGGGATAAGTTTAAGTAAAAGGATAGAAATATTCCTGAAAAAACTGATATAAAGGAAAAGAGTATTGCATAAAATATTGTCTGTTTAAAGCTTTTGGCGATTCTTAAACTTGCGGCAGCCGGTATTACCATTAGGGCTGAGACTAAAAGCGCACCTACAATTCTCATGGCGAGGGCAACAGTTAAAGCTACTAGTATTGTAAAGAAGAAATTGATATAGCTTACGGGTATCCCTGAAATTTTTGCGGCTTCTTCATCGAAAGTGATGTACAATAACTCTTTGTACAGCAACATAATTGACGCCACTACAACGATACCGAGAGTTGAAATCAAAAGGACGTCAGTGTTTGTTACAGACACAATACTTCCAAACAGATAATTCATTATGTTGGCTGCGCCGCCACGAGATAAGCTCAAAAGAATTATGGCAATTGCCATTCCTGCAGACATTACTATGGCTATTGATATTTCTGAATACCTGAAATATGTCTTCCTCAGTCTTTCTATTCCAAAAGAAGCTAAAAGTACTACAATTATGGAACCTAATGTAGGATTTATTCCAAGTAAAATACCTGCTGCCACTCCTGCTAAAGCAACGTGAGAAAGGGTGTCTCCTATTTGTGAAAGCCGTCTTAGGACAAGAAAGCTACCTGTTAAAGGTGCAATTATTGAAATAATGCTTCCGGCTATAAATGCTCTTCTCATAAATTCATAGGAAAAAATATCAATCATTGTTAACACTCCCATTGTGATGATGTTTTGCTATTTTTACTGGATATCCATATACTTCAGCTAATTCTCCTGCTGTAAGGTCGACGGCTTCACATTTTTCATTTATTTTACCTTCACTCATGCATATTATCCTTGATACTTTATCAGTAATTGCCCAAACGTCATGGGTTACCATTACTATAGTTATACCTTTTTCTTTATTTAATTTTTCAAGGATAGTGTATAAAGCCTTTTCAGACTTTGCATCAATTCCCGTTGTAGGCTCATCCAAAAAAAGTATTTCTGGTTTTACAACTAAAGAGCGAGCTATGAAAACCCTTTGTAGTTGTCCCCCCGATAGTCTTCCTATTAAACTGTGCTTATAATCGAGCATGTCTACAATTCTTAAAGCTTCATATACTTCTTCCCAATCTTTTTTAGAAAGTCTTTTAAATATTCCTTTCTTTGCGTATAATCCCATTGATACTACTTCTTCTACACTGGCAGGAAAAGAGGCATTAAAGGAATAAGACTTTTGGGGTACATAACTTATAAAAGACCTATTTTTTATATTTTGCAGCTTTACTCCATCGTACAAAACTTCACCAGAAGTGGGAATGAGATTTCCTACCATAATGTTGACTAAAGTGCTTTTTCCGGACCCATTAGGTCCGATGATTGCAACAAATTCTCCTTTATTTATTTTTAAAGAGATATTATTTAATATTTTTTTAGTGTCATAAGCAAAGCTGACATTCTTAAGTTCAACCAAGTTCATTTTCACCTACTCCAATCCTTTTTTTAAGTTTTCAAGGTTTTGTTTCATTAAAGAGATGTAATCTCCTTTTTTCTTTATATCTTCTTTAGTAAGCCCTTCGATTGTGCTAAGAGGCAAAACTTGTACTCCTGTCTCTTTTGCTATAGTCTGTATAGGCTTTGGAGAGGTCAAGGGCTCTGTGAAAATGTATTTTATATTTTTACTTTTTATAAGATTTATAATTTCTGTCATTCTAGCAGGGCTTACCTCTGCTTCTTCATCTGAACCTACTAATGCTTCTTGCTTTAAGCCATAGTCTCTTGCTAAATAATCAAAAGCGCGGTGGTATACAATAAAGGTTTTGTGCTTTGTTTGTGAAAGAGTCTCAGTGTACTCTTTATCAAGAGTTTCTAATGTAGTTTTTAAATTTTGATAATTTTTTTCAAAATAATCTTTATCATTAGGGAAACTTTTTTGCAAAGCTTCATTTATGTTTTTAGCCATTGTCAAGGCTTCTTTTGGTGAAAGCCATATATGAGGATTTGTTCGATTGCCTTCAACAATTGGAGTTATGCCTTTTGATACTTCATAAAATGTTACATTTGGAGCATTGGTTTTTATTTTGTCAATCCAAGAGTCCATTCCCAAACCTAAGTAAAGGATAGTTTTTGCCTTTGTCATTTCAGCCACGTCTTTTGTGGTAGGTTCCCAATCGTGGGGTTCGACTCCTGGCGGTATTATAGTTCTTACTGTTATTTTGTCACCACCAATTTTTGATGCAAGGTCATAAATTGGGTAAAAAGATGCATATACTACAGGTTTTGAAGATTCTACTGTTTTTGTGCCACAAGAGGTTATACCTAAAATTAAAGCCATGATAAGCAGTATAGCGATTAAAGTTTTTTTCATAAATATTACCTCCTATAGTTAGTTTTTGTTGCTCCTGCAATCTTTGCAAT
The sequence above is a segment of the Thermoanaerobacter ethanolicus JW 200 genome. Coding sequences within it:
- a CDS encoding GH1 family beta-glucosidase, translated to MIKFPKDFLWGTATSSYQIEGAVNEDGRTPSIWDTFSKTEGKTYNGHTGDVACDHYHRYKEDVEILKEIGVKAYRFSIAWPRIFPEEGKYNSKGMDFYKRLVDELLKKDIMPTATIYHWDLPQWAYDKGGGWLNRDSVKWYVEYATKLFEELGDVIPLWITHNEPWCASILSYGIGEHAPGHKNYREALIAAHHILLSHGEAVKAFREMNIKGSKIGITLNLTPAYPASEKEEDKLAAQYADGFANRWFLDPIFKGNYPEDMMELYSKIIGEFDFIKEGDLKTISVPIDFLGVNYYTRSIVKYNEDSMLKAENVPGPGKRTEMGWEISPESLYDLLKRLDREYTKLPMYITENGAAFKDEVTEDGRVHDDERIEYIKEHLKAAAKFIGERGNLKGYFVWSLMDNFEWAHGYSKRFGIVYVDYETQKRILKDSALWYKEVIQKNSIE
- a CDS encoding beta-mannosidase — protein: MEKRISLNGTWHFREANASEWYEGEVPGCVQLDLIRLGKIEDPYYRMNEIKFHKLEEKEWVYRKEFDFDVKNKDEFDAIKLIFEGIDTFADIYLNDIHLGRTQNMFIPHEFNVKDAIRYGENILEVHFDSPIKTIKAVEQTSSVKLEWSGESGRPYVRKAQYSFGWDWGPRIVQVGLWRGVYLSLVKYAEIKNPYFHTEKIEQNKAYVAINAEVESYTQKDLEAKIEIMHKDISYGKKRVKIQKGKIKASMIIDNPKLWYPNGFGEQPLYEVKITLLADEEIIDEKSFKSGIRTVRLIREKDEEGESFIFEINGVKVFAKGANWIPADNLLPRLTKEDYYEYIRLAKEANMNMLRVWGGGIYEDPAFYNACDEMGIMVWQDFMYACAQYPDQLEWFQKLAKEESEKVILSLRNHPSIVLWCGNNENNWGFHSWWDNGDPKYLGNYIYKEILPKVCAKLDPSRPYWVSSPYGGEDPNRETEGDRHQWNVWSGWVDYEEYTKDKGRFLSEFGFQSMPDWKTVLSYTSPEDRTILSPVMISHNKMVEGMERLVRFMVGHLGFPKDLKSFVYLSQFNQAEAIKTGVEHWRSRKFKTAGTLYWQFNDCWPVASWSCIDYYKRKKALYHYSKKFYAEILPYIKEEDGGITIYGISDLVHDKEVEVTIKVFKLNGEKIAEKQLKTRLIANDVTKIAHYKIEELNIGYSVKEMPIAIPGCTLPVEKNGELLDSVIYVEIIADGKTYENYKVFDKFRNLSLIEPKINYQIKNDLIVLTTDVPAFGVFIEPENDIDLSDSCLNMMPGKQYEVKFSQKPESVEVFDITQLVANI
- a CDS encoding metal ABC transporter substrate-binding protein; amino-acid sequence: MKKTLIAILLIMALILGITSCGTKTVESSKPVVYASFYPIYDLASKIGGDKITVRTIIPPGVEPHDWEPTTKDVAEMTKAKTILYLGLGMDSWIDKIKTNAPNVTFYEVSKGITPIVEGNRTNPHIWLSPKEALTMAKNINEALQKSFPNDKDYFEKNYQNLKTTLETLDKEYTETLSQTKHKTFIVYHRAFDYLARDYGLKQEALVGSDEEAEVSPARMTEIINLIKSKNIKYIFTEPLTSPKPIQTIAKETGVQVLPLSTIEGLTKEDIKKKGDYISLMKQNLENLKKGLE
- a CDS encoding metal ABC transporter permease gives rise to the protein MIDIFSYEFMRRAFIAGSIISIIAPLTGSFLVLRRLSQIGDTLSHVALAGVAAGILLGINPTLGSIIVVLLASFGIERLRKTYFRYSEISIAIVMSAGMAIAIILLSLSRGGAANIMNYLFGSIVSVTNTDVLLISTLGIVVVASIMLLYKELLYITFDEEAAKISGIPVSYINFFFTILVALTVALAMRIVGALLVSALMVIPAAASLRIAKSFKQTIFYAILFSFISVFSGIFLSFYLNLSPGGSIVLVSLLIMGLVSLKKR
- a CDS encoding metal ABC transporter ATP-binding protein yields the protein MNLVELKNVSFAYDTKKILNNISLKINKGEFVAIIGPNGSGKSTLVNIMVGNLIPTSGEVLYDGVKLQNIKNRSFISYVPQKSYSFNASFPASVEEVVSMGLYAKKGIFKRLSKKDWEEVYEALRIVDMLDYKHSLIGRLSGGQLQRVFIARSLVVKPEILFLDEPTTGIDAKSEKALYTILEKLNKEKGITIVMVTHDVWAITDKVSRIICMSEGKINEKCEAVDLTAGELAEVYGYPVKIAKHHHNGSVNND